The following coding sequences lie in one Tichowtungia aerotolerans genomic window:
- the ilvD gene encoding dihydroxy-acid dehydratase yields MNPNCNLRPYSSKVVDGVERAASRAMLHAVGFKRSDFSKPQVGIASTWSMVTPCNMHINKLAEAAGVGADQAGGKSVIFNTITISDGISMGTEGMKYSLVSREVIADSIETVAGCEGFDGLVAIGGCDKNMPGCLIALARLNRPSIFVYGGTILPGCHHGRDVDIVSVFEAVGRHARGEIGDRELAQIEKTAIPGEGSCGGMYTANTMASAIEALGMSLPNSSSRIAASADKEKECVAAGAAVLELIRKGIRPSDILTRKAFLNAITVVTALGGSTNAVLHLLAMAHAANVKLSIDDFTRIGKKTPVLADLKPSGKYVMADLAAIGGVAPLMKRLLAAGLLDGDCLTVTGKTLKQNLARVKGYPRGQDIIRPMNRPIKKDGHLVILRGNLAPEGAVAKITGKEGLYFKGTAIVFESEEEALKRILDGTVQSGHVVVIRTEGPRGGPGMREMLAPTSAIVGRGLGKDVALITDGRFSGGSHGFVIGHVTPEAVCGGPIAVVKDGDLIEIDAAKRAITLKVSKAELKRRLAAWTPPKPRRTRGVLVKYARQVASASLGAVTDL; encoded by the coding sequence ATGAACCCGAACTGCAACCTGCGTCCGTATTCTTCCAAAGTGGTTGACGGTGTTGAGCGCGCCGCGTCGCGAGCGATGCTCCATGCGGTCGGCTTTAAGCGCAGTGATTTTTCCAAGCCGCAGGTCGGGATCGCTTCCACCTGGAGTATGGTGACGCCGTGCAACATGCACATCAACAAGCTGGCGGAAGCCGCCGGGGTCGGTGCGGATCAGGCCGGCGGCAAGTCGGTTATTTTCAACACGATTACAATTTCCGACGGGATTTCGATGGGCACCGAGGGAATGAAATATTCGCTCGTTTCGCGCGAGGTAATTGCGGATTCCATTGAAACCGTCGCCGGGTGCGAAGGATTTGACGGCCTCGTTGCCATCGGCGGATGCGATAAAAATATGCCGGGCTGCCTGATTGCGCTGGCGCGGCTCAACCGTCCGTCGATCTTTGTCTACGGCGGTACGATTCTGCCCGGCTGCCATCACGGCAGGGATGTGGACATCGTTTCGGTGTTCGAGGCGGTGGGCCGTCACGCGCGCGGCGAAATCGGCGATCGCGAGCTCGCACAGATTGAAAAGACGGCGATTCCCGGTGAGGGATCGTGCGGAGGAATGTATACGGCCAACACAATGGCGTCAGCCATCGAAGCGCTTGGGATGAGTCTGCCCAACAGTTCGTCGCGCATTGCCGCATCCGCGGACAAGGAAAAGGAATGCGTCGCCGCCGGAGCCGCGGTGCTGGAGCTGATCAGAAAAGGGATTCGTCCGTCCGATATTCTGACGCGCAAGGCATTCCTCAACGCAATCACGGTAGTGACCGCGCTGGGCGGCTCAACCAATGCGGTGCTGCATCTGCTGGCGATGGCACATGCCGCCAATGTGAAACTGTCGATTGACGATTTTACAAGGATTGGAAAAAAGACGCCGGTGCTGGCCGACCTCAAACCGAGCGGAAAATACGTGATGGCGGATCTGGCTGCCATCGGCGGCGTGGCGCCGCTGATGAAACGGCTGCTGGCCGCCGGACTGCTCGACGGCGACTGCCTGACGGTGACCGGCAAAACCCTGAAGCAGAATCTGGCCAGGGTAAAAGGCTATCCGCGCGGGCAGGACATCATTCGTCCGATGAACCGCCCGATCAAAAAGGACGGACATCTCGTAATCCTGCGCGGCAATCTGGCGCCTGAAGGCGCGGTTGCCAAAATCACCGGCAAGGAAGGCCTTTATTTCAAGGGAACGGCAATTGTGTTTGAATCCGAGGAGGAGGCGCTGAAACGGATTCTCGACGGAACGGTGCAGTCCGGGCATGTCGTTGTGATCCGCACAGAGGGTCCGCGCGGCGGACCGGGTATGCGTGAGATGCTTGCGCCGACATCGGCGATTGTCGGCCGCGGCCTCGGCAAAGACGTTGCGCTGATCACCGACGGCCGTTTCAGCGGCGGAAGCCACGGTTTTGTGATCGGCCATGTGACGCCCGAGGCGGTTTGCGGCGGACCGATTGCGGTGGTCAAAGACGGCGACCTGATCGAAATCGACGCCGCGAAACGGGCGATTACGCTGAAGGTTTCCAAAGCGGAACTGAAGCGCCGGCTCGCTGCCTGGACGCCGCCGAAGCCGCGCCGCACCCGCGGCGTGTTGGTCAAATACGCCCGGCAGGTCGCATCCGCCTCGCTCGGTGCCGTGACCGACCTTTGA
- a CDS encoding MotA/TolQ/ExbB proton channel family protein, producing the protein MLYWINSGGPLMWLILAGGVIAMVIFFERLFHLHRAQIDIDDFFHGITTNLKHGNDLEAIAICDQTPGPAAHLVRTAILNRHEEKAALIRTVQQAGIKEVPRLERHTNLLITLAQILPMIGLLGTVLGLLSMLVMLQQGSPLAEIGDLAGGLWTALLTTAAGLMTGIPAYAGYHFLVNRVEAIAIDMEQISSEIIFFLTQSIPGDSNEPQ; encoded by the coding sequence ATGTTGTATTGGATTAACAGCGGCGGCCCGCTCATGTGGCTGATTCTGGCCGGCGGCGTCATCGCAATGGTGATTTTTTTCGAACGGCTCTTTCATCTCCATCGGGCCCAGATCGATATTGACGATTTTTTTCACGGCATCACCACCAACCTCAAACACGGCAACGACCTCGAAGCCATCGCCATCTGCGACCAGACCCCCGGCCCGGCAGCCCATCTGGTGCGCACCGCCATCCTGAACCGGCACGAAGAAAAAGCCGCACTGATCCGCACCGTACAGCAGGCAGGCATCAAAGAAGTTCCGCGGCTGGAGCGCCACACCAATCTTCTCATTACGCTGGCGCAGATTCTTCCAATGATTGGGCTGCTCGGAACCGTGCTCGGTCTGCTGTCCATGCTCGTCATGCTCCAGCAGGGTTCTCCGCTGGCTGAAATCGGCGATCTGGCCGGCGGCCTGTGGACCGCCCTGCTCACCACCGCCGCCGGACTGATGACCGGCATCCCGGCTTATGCGGGCTATCACTTTCTGGTCAACCGCGTGGAAGCCATCGCGATTGATATGGAACAGATCAGCAGCGAAATTATCTTTTTCCTGACACAGTCAATCCCCGGAGACTCCAATGAGCCGCAATGA
- a CDS encoding ExbD/TolR family protein produces the protein MSRNDCEAVLYLHRSFRPRRRTGRGFLTGTVFLDAALLITAFVLAVSPFVGKPGIRLDLPVAGQTESIRPNDMVLSISNDQLFFFNDQPVQMDRLLPVLRAAAQKHPDAALILEADQTLPQSSAIAVYDAASEAGFRQVFIATRPNP, from the coding sequence ATGAGCCGCAATGATTGTGAAGCCGTGCTTTATCTGCACCGGTCCTTTCGACCGCGACGGCGAACCGGCCGCGGATTCCTGACCGGCACCGTATTTCTGGATGCCGCCCTGCTGATCACCGCCTTTGTTCTGGCCGTCTCGCCGTTCGTGGGGAAACCGGGAATCCGGCTCGACCTGCCGGTCGCCGGACAAACCGAAAGCATCCGCCCGAACGACATGGTCCTCAGCATCAGCAACGACCAGCTCTTCTTCTTTAATGATCAGCCGGTGCAGATGGACCGGCTGCTGCCCGTCCTGCGTGCGGCCGCACAGAAGCATCCCGACGCAGCGCTGATTCTTGAAGCCGACCAGACCCTTCCGCAATCCTCCGCGATTGCTGTCTATGATGCCGCGTCTGAAGCGGGCTTCCGGCAGGTATTCATTGCAACCCGACCCAATCCGTGA
- a CDS encoding tetratricopeptide repeat protein, which yields MKRHVLRLFIWVALLASVLPAQAISIYSIRAAIEDELYDLAEEQIWEKLSTDCTLEERTDLTILLARAMIGEGRFQDAIILCNESNHLLQPDAFLYWKANAQVEGGQISAALQTLEIFPENSPYLPAALRLRGRAAVSDGELKTAEEVFQRFDKLFPNSEDAAQNLLDLAHVSLERGRGRNAQNAFAQLLKRFPDTIEADSGRLLLARELIADGRVKAQEKAADLLRKLGSTETAHPRMRIAAWVELSGIEKAAGRVDASVEALQKAEAFTKETDLRIRQKAAQANLLFDENKPDEAFALFDEAIASAPDQEIAAEVLVQKAEALLELKKLPEAETAFQACLDVTEQTEIQQRALSGKAWSLWGQNRFEESATVFEQTVAKSTGSNEQIEAYIKAGDAWLKAKKYEQAYEDYRRASEIDLRHPLAAQAAYQSGIALLKNGASDKAFRYFQTVEINFPESEFARQAALRRAEILQSQNNPEGTLEEYVRIVEQYTNAPVRSAAMHREGLVLFEMNRYDEALAVFNAVLKDYPDSTQAPQAFYMRGFCRYLQGNAAEALQIFREFIETYPGSNWAPEVLFLLAEHAYNTGDYPQAHRAFLDITDRFPRHELADAALFWAGSALLKQDSFLEAFTLFSRLVGDYPDSALLMDTRFAQGEALTELGEFSRAILAYDEIIKTAPDTLTADRARGRLGDCLFTLGATEPERYQEALETYQALYKKTDIPFELKLQALCKIARCEEKTGQTDAALEHYTEAVYSIGEHKEARSPTAVLWFTRAALEAADLLERQQKWREAVHLYERIIQAEVPAADEADKLIRKIRQEHPKEF from the coding sequence ATGAAACGACACGTTCTCAGACTTTTTATATGGGTTGCCCTGCTTGCATCGGTCCTGCCGGCGCAGGCGATCTCTATCTATTCCATCCGGGCGGCGATCGAAGATGAGCTGTATGATCTGGCCGAAGAACAGATCTGGGAAAAGCTCAGCACGGACTGCACGCTGGAGGAAAGGACCGATCTGACGATCCTGCTGGCGCGCGCAATGATCGGCGAAGGCCGCTTTCAGGATGCGATTATCCTCTGCAACGAATCCAACCATCTGCTCCAGCCGGATGCATTCCTGTACTGGAAAGCAAATGCCCAGGTGGAAGGCGGACAGATCAGCGCCGCTCTCCAGACCCTGGAAATTTTCCCGGAAAACAGTCCGTACCTGCCGGCCGCACTTCGATTGCGGGGCCGCGCCGCGGTCTCGGACGGAGAACTCAAAACAGCCGAAGAGGTTTTTCAGCGGTTCGACAAACTGTTTCCGAACAGTGAAGACGCCGCGCAGAATCTGCTGGATCTGGCGCATGTCAGCCTGGAACGCGGTCGGGGCCGCAATGCGCAGAATGCATTCGCTCAGCTGCTGAAACGCTTCCCGGACACCATTGAGGCCGACTCCGGACGCTTACTGCTGGCCCGCGAGCTGATTGCCGACGGCCGGGTTAAGGCTCAGGAAAAAGCCGCCGACCTGCTTCGCAAGCTCGGATCAACCGAAACCGCGCACCCGCGGATGCGGATCGCCGCATGGGTGGAGCTCTCCGGGATTGAAAAAGCCGCCGGCCGGGTTGATGCATCAGTCGAAGCCCTGCAGAAAGCGGAAGCATTTACCAAAGAAACGGATCTGCGCATCCGGCAGAAAGCCGCACAGGCCAACCTGCTGTTCGATGAAAATAAACCCGACGAGGCGTTTGCTCTGTTTGACGAAGCGATTGCCTCGGCACCGGACCAGGAAATCGCAGCGGAAGTTCTGGTCCAGAAAGCGGAGGCCCTGCTGGAGCTGAAAAAGCTTCCGGAAGCGGAAACCGCATTTCAGGCCTGCCTGGATGTAACCGAACAAACCGAGATTCAGCAACGGGCACTGTCCGGCAAAGCATGGAGCCTCTGGGGCCAAAACCGATTTGAAGAATCCGCGACGGTTTTTGAACAGACGGTTGCAAAAAGCACGGGCTCGAATGAACAGATTGAGGCGTACATCAAAGCCGGCGATGCCTGGCTGAAGGCCAAAAAGTACGAACAGGCGTATGAAGACTACCGCCGGGCCAGCGAAATCGACCTGCGCCATCCGCTCGCGGCGCAGGCGGCGTATCAAAGCGGCATCGCCCTGCTTAAAAACGGAGCGTCCGACAAGGCCTTCCGGTATTTCCAAACGGTGGAAATCAACTTTCCGGAAAGTGAGTTCGCCCGGCAGGCCGCATTGCGGCGGGCCGAAATTCTTCAGAGCCAGAACAATCCGGAAGGCACGCTTGAGGAGTATGTCCGCATTGTCGAACAATACACCAATGCGCCGGTCCGGTCCGCCGCGATGCATCGGGAAGGTCTTGTCCTGTTCGAGATGAACCGCTACGATGAAGCACTGGCCGTGTTTAATGCCGTTTTAAAAGATTATCCGGATTCCACTCAGGCCCCGCAGGCATTCTATATGCGCGGTTTCTGCCGCTACCTGCAGGGGAATGCGGCGGAGGCGCTGCAAATTTTCCGAGAATTTATCGAAACGTATCCCGGATCCAACTGGGCTCCGGAAGTCCTCTTTCTGCTGGCGGAACATGCCTATAACACGGGCGACTATCCGCAGGCGCACCGCGCCTTCCTCGACATCACCGACCGTTTCCCCCGGCACGAACTGGCAGATGCCGCCCTGTTCTGGGCCGGCAGTGCGCTGCTGAAGCAGGACAGTTTTCTGGAGGCGTTCACTCTGTTCAGCCGGCTGGTCGGCGACTATCCCGACAGCGCTCTGCTGATGGACACCCGGTTCGCTCAGGGCGAAGCGCTGACCGAACTCGGCGAATTCTCCCGGGCGATTCTGGCATACGATGAAATCATTAAGACCGCCCCTGACACGCTGACGGCGGACCGGGCCCGCGGCCGGCTGGGAGACTGTCTTTTCACGCTGGGAGCCACTGAACCGGAGCGCTACCAAGAAGCGCTCGAAACCTATCAGGCTCTCTACAAGAAAACCGACATTCCGTTTGAGCTCAAACTGCAGGCGCTCTGCAAGATCGCCCGCTGCGAAGAAAAAACCGGGCAGACCGACGCCGCGCTGGAACATTACACAGAGGCGGTCTACAGCATCGGCGAACACAAGGAAGCGCGCTCTCCAACCGCGGTTCTCTGGTTCACCCGGGCGGCACTGGAAGCCGCCGACCTGCTGGAACGACAGCAGAAATGGCGCGAAGCGGTTCATCTTTACGAACGCATTATTCAGGCGGAAGTTCCCGCCGCAGATGAAGCAGATAAACTCATCCGGAAAATCCGGCAGGAACACCCGAAAGAATTCTAA
- a CDS encoding ABC transporter permease encodes MIIQLTAFDLSLAALLVVALAVVCRRLRLGIGGRLIWSAVRTVLQLSLIGFVLKALFAGTAPGWVLLMSLVMLFAAGREVLARQKHPLRGGWGFGAGLTAMFISSFAVTVLALAVIVGPEPWYAPRYAIPLLGMMLGNTMNGLSLSLNHLTQNIRRNRAVIETRLALGQTKSEAVSDIRHDSVRTGLIPIINAMAAAGIVSLPGMMTGQILAGNPPVDSVKYQILIMFLIAGGTGFGTLVAVWLTSHRLFDHRHRLRLDRLSN; translated from the coding sequence ATGATTATCCAGCTTACCGCGTTTGATTTAAGCCTTGCGGCACTGCTGGTGGTTGCGCTGGCCGTTGTCTGCCGTCGTTTGCGGTTGGGAATCGGCGGCCGGCTGATCTGGAGTGCCGTCCGTACGGTACTGCAGCTGTCGCTGATTGGTTTTGTTCTGAAGGCGCTGTTTGCCGGGACTGCTCCGGGATGGGTCCTGTTGATGAGTCTGGTGATGCTGTTCGCAGCAGGCCGGGAGGTGCTGGCGCGCCAGAAGCATCCGCTGCGCGGCGGATGGGGCTTCGGCGCCGGGCTCACTGCGATGTTTATTTCATCATTTGCGGTTACGGTTCTGGCACTGGCGGTCATTGTGGGGCCGGAACCGTGGTATGCGCCGCGCTATGCGATTCCGCTGCTCGGCATGATGCTGGGCAATACGATGAACGGGCTGTCGCTGTCGCTCAACCATCTGACGCAGAATATTCGCCGGAACCGTGCCGTGATTGAAACCCGGCTGGCGCTCGGGCAGACAAAGAGCGAGGCGGTTTCAGATATTCGACACGACAGTGTTCGTACGGGGCTGATTCCGATTATCAATGCAATGGCTGCGGCGGGGATTGTGAGTCTGCCGGGCATGATGACCGGTCAGATCCTGGCCGGCAATCCGCCGGTCGATTCTGTGAAGTATCAGATCCTGATCATGTTCCTGATCGCAGGCGGGACGGGGTTTGGAACGCTGGTTGCAGTCTGGCTCACATCCCATCGGCTGTTCGATCACCGGCATCGTTTGCGGCTGGATCGCCTGAGCAACTGA
- a CDS encoding ABC transporter ATP-binding protein, which produces MVRFASENLRTVCGGPFSFSVEAGKCVALSGPSGCGKTLLLRALADLDPAEGTVALDGTDRNEMTAPEWRRQVGWLPAESSWWTDVVGDHFSNNWKKYFHWLEKLGFEKDVLNWNVERLSTGEKQRLALVRLLLNEPKVLLLDEPTAALDVSNVWKVEEVIGAYRRNADAAVVWVSHSPEQIDRTADCHMEFKNGTLEETS; this is translated from the coding sequence ATGGTTCGGTTTGCATCTGAAAATCTGCGCACGGTTTGCGGCGGTCCTTTTTCATTTTCGGTCGAGGCTGGAAAATGTGTGGCTTTGTCCGGTCCGTCGGGCTGTGGAAAAACCCTGCTGCTGCGTGCGCTGGCGGATCTGGATCCGGCAGAGGGGACGGTTGCTCTGGATGGGACCGATCGAAACGAAATGACGGCTCCCGAATGGCGGCGGCAGGTCGGCTGGCTTCCGGCGGAATCGTCATGGTGGACCGATGTGGTCGGCGACCATTTTTCCAATAATTGGAAGAAATATTTCCACTGGTTGGAAAAGCTTGGATTTGAAAAGGATGTGCTGAACTGGAACGTCGAGCGGCTTTCGACCGGCGAGAAGCAGCGGCTGGCGCTTGTCCGGCTTTTGCTGAATGAGCCGAAGGTGCTGCTGCTGGATGAACCGACGGCTGCGCTGGATGTTTCCAATGTTTGGAAGGTGGAAGAGGTGATTGGTGCGTATCGCCGCAACGCTGATGCGGCGGTGGTGTGGGTGAGTCACAGTCCGGAACAGATTGACCGGACGGCGGATTGCCACATGGAATTCAAAAACGGCACGCTGGAGGAGACGTCATGA
- the uvrA gene encoding excinuclease ABC subunit UvrA: protein MNGKWITVSGAREHNLRNVDVRIPRNKLTVITGLSGSGKSSLAFDTLYAEGQRKYVESLSAYARQFLEQMQKPDVDTIEGLSPAISIEQRTAGSNPRSIVATVTEIHDYLRLLFPSIGKVHCPSCGKPIQQQSAENITEQLLALPEKTRVMLLAPLVRGRKGKHEEVFESIRRQGFVRMRVDGELLEIENAPDLEKNKKHTIEAVVDRLVINPSDRSRINDSVELALSTGEGLLIAMIQNGNDWDDRLYSEKNACLDCNISFESFTPKHFSFNSPYGACQTCHGLGNMLTFDEELVVPNEELPLEEAIHPWRRGGRRAIIYYKKLLASVADAYGVDLSTPFNELPASFKKVLFYGSDEPISYYMRRRKIVKPFEGVIPNLERRYTESDSEWTQERLRAYMGNRRCTACHGARLRPESLACTIGGQNIHELCRLSIEKAQAFFQGLKLSKEEAHIAKDILKEIQSRLGFMMDVGLDYLTLDRESGTLSGGEAQRIRLATQIGSRLTGVLYVLDEPSIGLHQRDNDRLLATLKELRDLGNTVVVVEHDEQTIREADYVIDLGPGAGVHGGEIVFAGTPAQLLRAKKSLTAQYLRREVEIEVPEKRTKAKSGFLEIRGAAENNLKNVNVKIPLGLLTCVTGVSGSGKSTLTDDVLRRALFRRFFGSKERPGKHKELRGVENIDKVIVIDQSPIGRTPRSNPATYTGAFSIIRDLFAQLPASKVRGYKPGRFSFNVKGGRCEHCQGDGLLKIEMHFLPDVYVTCPQCSGKRYNRETLEVHYNGKNISEVLEMTINESCEFFSAIPGIERKLRTLREVGLGYLRLGQPATTLSGGEAQRIKLSAELSKKATGKTLYILDEPTTGLHFADVHKLVEVLETLRDEGNTVLVIEHNLDVIKRADWLIDLGPEGGERGGKVVVAGTPEKVSKTVESYTGKYLAEMLSE from the coding sequence CGCGCAATAAGCTGACGGTCATCACGGGACTGAGCGGATCGGGCAAGTCGTCGCTGGCGTTCGACACCCTCTATGCCGAGGGCCAGCGCAAATATGTCGAAAGCCTCTCGGCCTACGCCCGCCAGTTCCTCGAACAGATGCAGAAGCCGGACGTCGACACCATCGAAGGCCTTTCGCCGGCCATCTCCATCGAACAGCGCACCGCCGGCTCCAACCCGCGCTCCATCGTCGCCACTGTCACCGAAATCCACGACTACCTGCGCCTGCTTTTTCCAAGCATTGGAAAAGTCCACTGCCCGTCATGCGGCAAACCGATCCAGCAGCAGAGCGCGGAAAACATTACCGAGCAGCTGCTGGCGCTGCCGGAAAAAACGCGCGTCATGCTGCTCGCGCCGCTCGTGCGCGGACGCAAGGGAAAGCACGAAGAGGTGTTCGAAAGCATCCGGCGACAGGGCTTCGTCCGCATGCGCGTGGACGGCGAACTGCTGGAAATCGAAAATGCACCCGATCTCGAAAAAAACAAAAAGCACACCATTGAAGCGGTCGTCGACCGGCTCGTCATCAACCCGTCCGACCGCAGCCGCATCAACGACTCCGTCGAGCTGGCGCTCTCCACCGGCGAAGGACTGCTCATCGCCATGATCCAGAATGGAAATGACTGGGACGACCGGCTCTACTCCGAAAAAAACGCCTGCCTCGACTGCAACATCAGCTTTGAAAGCTTTACGCCGAAACACTTTTCGTTCAACAGCCCTTACGGCGCCTGCCAGACCTGCCACGGCCTCGGCAACATGCTCACCTTCGACGAAGAACTGGTAGTGCCCAACGAAGAACTTCCGCTCGAAGAAGCGATCCATCCGTGGCGGCGCGGCGGCCGCCGCGCCATCATCTACTATAAAAAGCTGCTGGCATCCGTCGCCGACGCCTACGGAGTCGACCTGAGCACCCCGTTCAATGAACTGCCCGCGAGCTTCAAAAAAGTCCTGTTTTACGGATCCGACGAGCCGATCAGCTACTACATGCGCCGCCGCAAAATCGTCAAACCGTTCGAGGGCGTCATTCCCAACCTCGAACGCCGCTACACCGAGAGCGACAGCGAGTGGACGCAGGAACGCCTGCGCGCCTACATGGGCAACCGCCGCTGTACGGCCTGCCACGGCGCGCGCCTGCGCCCCGAAAGCCTCGCCTGCACCATCGGCGGACAGAATATCCACGAGCTGTGCCGGCTCTCCATCGAGAAGGCGCAGGCGTTTTTCCAGGGTTTGAAACTTTCCAAAGAGGAGGCGCACATCGCCAAAGACATCCTCAAGGAAATCCAGTCCCGACTCGGCTTCATGATGGATGTCGGCCTCGACTACCTGACGCTCGACCGCGAGAGCGGAACGCTCTCCGGCGGCGAGGCCCAGCGCATCCGGCTGGCCACGCAGATCGGCTCGCGCCTGACCGGTGTGCTCTACGTACTCGACGAGCCGAGCATCGGACTGCATCAGCGCGATAACGACCGGCTGCTCGCGACGCTCAAAGAGCTGCGCGACCTCGGCAATACGGTGGTTGTGGTCGAGCACGACGAGCAAACGATCCGCGAAGCCGATTATGTAATCGACCTCGGCCCCGGCGCGGGCGTCCACGGCGGCGAAATCGTGTTCGCCGGAACACCGGCGCAGCTTCTGCGGGCCAAAAAGTCGCTGACGGCGCAGTACCTGCGGCGCGAAGTGGAAATCGAAGTGCCGGAAAAACGAACCAAAGCCAAAAGCGGTTTCCTCGAAATCCGCGGCGCAGCCGAAAACAATCTGAAGAATGTAAACGTCAAAATTCCGCTGGGGCTGCTGACCTGCGTGACCGGCGTGTCCGGCTCCGGCAAAAGTACGCTGACTGACGATGTGCTGCGCCGCGCGCTCTTCCGCCGCTTTTTCGGGTCGAAGGAGCGCCCCGGCAAACACAAGGAGCTGCGCGGGGTTGAGAATATCGACAAGGTGATCGTGATCGACCAGTCACCGATCGGCCGCACGCCGCGCAGTAATCCGGCCACGTACACCGGCGCGTTTTCAATTATCCGCGACCTGTTCGCACAGCTGCCCGCATCGAAAGTGCGCGGCTACAAGCCGGGACGCTTCAGCTTTAACGTCAAAGGCGGACGATGCGAACACTGTCAGGGCGACGGCCTGCTGAAGATTGAAATGCATTTTCTGCCGGATGTGTATGTGACCTGCCCGCAGTGCAGCGGCAAGCGCTATAACCGCGAAACGCTGGAGGTGCACTACAACGGCAAGAACATTTCCGAGGTGCTGGAAATGACGATTAACGAGTCGTGCGAATTTTTCAGCGCCATTCCCGGCATCGAACGCAAGCTGCGCACGCTGCGCGAGGTCGGCCTCGGCTACCTGCGGCTCGGCCAGCCCGCCACCACCCTTTCCGGAGGCGAGGCCCAGCGCATCAAGCTTTCGGCGGAGCTCAGCAAAAAAGCGACCGGCAAGACGCTCTACATTCTCGACGAGCCGACCACCGGCCTGCACTTTGCCGACGTCCATAAGCTGGTCGAAGTGCTCGAAACCCTGCGCGACGAAGGCAATACCGTGCTGGTGATTGAGCACAATCTGGATGTGATCAAGCGCGCCGACTGGCTGATCGACCTCGGCCCCGAGGGCGGCGAACGCGGCGGAAAGGTCGTGGTAGCAGGCACGCCGGAGAAGGTTTCAAAAACCGTAGAATCCTATACGGGAAAATACTTGGCAGAAATGCTGAGTGAATAG